From Staphylothermus hellenicus DSM 12710, a single genomic window includes:
- a CDS encoding DNA topoisomerase VI subunit B — MASASETVENYKAISAAEFFYKYKEIAGFANPARALYQTVRELVENALDATDAHGILPNIKITIEKADQVHEYYKITVEDNGIGIPPHIVPKAFGRVLFSSKYVLRQTRGMFGLGVKVAVLYGQMTTGRPVEIITSQPGLRRIYYYKLRIDINKNQPIILERGSWRKNRDWHGSIVSLTIEGDWSRSKSRVKDYIKRTAVVTPYANIVFMTPEGEIYYYKRVIDKLPSPPKRVKPHPRGVDLELLKRIRETGKYTTLYNLLTKSFQSIGDVTAKKLISQAGLDPNIDPMKISDKDLLRLVNIMKKYNKYRPPKAQALSPLGPDVIKAGLTRIYEPEFVEATTRKPSAYQGHPFIVEAGIAYGGKVPRSPPDKPNLLRYANKIPLLYDEGSDVITAVIKEDINWDNYLVHLPAPIVVLVHICSTKVPFKGVGKESIADVSDIRREIKLAISEVARKLRNYLSKKIKEEEKKKKIVNLAKYIPEVARALSIIIGEDGLGYNNILDKLAEIAAARTGIPKNEVEKVIKNVEIGT; from the coding sequence TTGGCATCTGCTAGCGAGACTGTAGAGAATTACAAAGCAATTAGCGCTGCAGAATTCTTTTATAAGTACAAGGAGATAGCTGGATTCGCTAACCCAGCTAGAGCTCTATATCAAACAGTTAGAGAACTAGTAGAAAATGCTTTAGATGCAACAGATGCTCATGGAATACTGCCTAATATTAAGATAACTATTGAGAAAGCTGATCAAGTACATGAATATTACAAAATAACCGTAGAAGATAATGGTATAGGAATACCTCCACACATAGTCCCCAAAGCATTTGGTAGAGTATTGTTTAGCTCAAAATATGTTCTTAGACAAACACGTGGAATGTTTGGTTTAGGTGTTAAAGTAGCTGTTCTATATGGTCAAATGACTACTGGCAGGCCCGTCGAGATAATTACTAGCCAGCCAGGACTTAGAAGAATATACTATTATAAATTGAGAATAGACATTAATAAAAACCAGCCAATAATACTGGAGAGGGGTAGTTGGAGAAAGAACAGGGATTGGCATGGATCAATAGTTTCGCTAACAATAGAAGGTGATTGGAGCAGGTCTAAATCCAGGGTAAAAGACTATATTAAAAGAACAGCAGTTGTGACCCCGTATGCAAACATAGTGTTCATGACTCCTGAGGGAGAAATATATTATTATAAGAGAGTAATCGATAAATTACCCTCACCACCTAAACGGGTGAAGCCTCACCCACGCGGTGTTGATCTAGAATTATTGAAGAGGATACGTGAAACAGGTAAATATACAACATTATACAATTTATTAACTAAGAGTTTCCAGAGTATAGGAGATGTTACAGCAAAAAAGCTTATCTCACAAGCAGGTCTGGATCCAAACATTGATCCCATGAAGATCAGTGATAAAGATCTTCTTAGACTAGTTAATATAATGAAAAAATATAATAAATATAGGCCTCCAAAAGCACAAGCACTGTCCCCTCTAGGCCCAGACGTGATAAAAGCCGGGCTAACAAGAATATATGAGCCAGAATTCGTAGAGGCAACAACGAGAAAACCCTCTGCTTATCAAGGACACCCATTCATAGTCGAGGCAGGTATAGCCTACGGCGGAAAAGTACCTAGAAGCCCGCCTGATAAACCAAACCTACTTAGATATGCGAACAAAATACCTTTACTATATGATGAAGGAAGCGATGTAATAACCGCTGTAATAAAAGAAGATATTAATTGGGACAATTACCTAGTCCACCTTCCTGCGCCAATAGTTGTCTTAGTACATATATGTAGCACCAAGGTACCCTTTAAAGGAGTAGGTAAAGAAAGCATAGCAGATGTTTCGGATATAAGGAGAGAAATAAAACTAGCAATCTCTGAAGTTGCCCGTAAACTACGAAACTATTTATCCAAGAAAATCAAGGAAGAGGAAAAGAAGAAGAAAATAGTTAACCTCGCAAAATATATTCCAGAAGTAGCTCGGGCATTATCAATTATAATAGGTGAAGACGGATTAGGCTACAATAATATACTTGATAAACTAGCCGAAATAGCAGCTGCTAGAACAGGTATTCCGAAGA